GAACTCGGTTGTCCGACAGCTGATGGCGTCCGGAATCATTGCGCCGCAAGGTGATTACGGCGTGCTGGTCCTCACCGAGAAGAGCGGGCCGGTGCTGCGCGGCGATGCCGAGGTCATGCTGCGCACCGACCCGGTCCGGCCCGCGGGTGGCCGCACCAGGACCGCGAGCCGTGCCGCCGACCTGCCCGAGGCCGACCGCGGCATGTTCGAGCACCTTCGGGCGTGGCGGAAAGCCGAGGCATCCCGCCAGGGTAAGCCGCCCTATGTGGTGTTCACCGACGCGACGCTGCGCGAACTCGCTGCCCGGCGTCCGTCGACCTCCGCCGACCTGCGCACCGTTTCCGGGGTGGGCGACGCCAAACTCGAGCGGTACGGCGATGACGTACTGGCGGCGATCGCGAACTTCGAATTCGACCCAGCGTGAGCTCAACGGTTGGCGACAATCGCCTCCATGTCTACTGTGGGGTTGTCATCCCCCAGGAGGTTGTTTCGTGGCCCGTTCGCTGCCCTCGGCGTTGACGTTCCCCAATCCGGTCAACGACTACGCCGCTCGATCGACCGCTGGACTCGTCATCGTCCTCGCCATCGTCACCGTCGCGGTGAACAACCCGCTGCTCTACGCGCTGCTCGCGCTCGGCTTCCTGCTGCGGGTCATGGCCGGCCCGCGGTACTCCCCGTTCGGACAGCTCTCGGTCCGGGTGATCGTGCCGAAGATCTGGCGCAAGACGAAACTCGTACCGGGCCCGCCCAAGCGGTTCGCCCAGACCATCGGGCTCGTCTTCAGTGGCACCGCCCTGGTGCTGTCCCTACTCGGCCTCGGGTTGGCCGCGCAGATCGTCATCGGCGGGCTGATCATCGCCGCCACCCTGGAGTTCGTGTTCGGCCTCTGCCTGGGCTGCACCGCCTTCGGGTTCCTGCAACGGCACGGCGTCATCCCGGAGACGGTCTGTGAAGCCTGCAACAATCTGTCGCCTCGGGTTCCGGCCGCGAACTGAATCGTCGGATTCCTCAGTCCAGCAACCCCATCGCGATCCCGTCGAGGATGTCGTGCTCGCTCACCACGAGTTCGGTGATCCCCGCTCGTCGCGACAGCACCCGCGCCAGCTCCATCGTCACCAATGACCCACCGCCGATGACG
This sequence is a window from Gordonia insulae. Protein-coding genes within it:
- a CDS encoding DUF4395 domain-containing protein, which encodes MARSLPSALTFPNPVNDYAARSTAGLVIVLAIVTVAVNNPLLYALLALGFLLRVMAGPRYSPFGQLSVRVIVPKIWRKTKLVPGPPKRFAQTIGLVFSGTALVLSLLGLGLAAQIVIGGLIIAATLEFVFGLCLGCTAFGFLQRHGVIPETVCEACNNLSPRVPAAN